The genomic DNA CGAGCTCGCGCCCGGCGACATCGCGGTGCTGGTGCGTTTCAAGGCGCTCATCCCGATCATCCACAAGACCCTCAAGCGGGCGGGCATCCCCTGCTCCACGCCCGAACTCGAAGGGTTCTGGCAGGAGCCCCGCGTGGCCTCCATCCTGCACGCAGCCGAGCGGTTCCTGGGCATGGCCCTGGGCGGCGTCGAGGATGTCATCGACGTGCCAGACCACATCCTGGCCAAGGGACCGGTGGGGCTGGCTGCCTACTTGAGCGAGACCCCGCCCTTTGATCAGTTTTTCTGGGAGAGCCGACAGTTCAAGGAATTGAAGCACGAATTCGAGCTGCGCGGCGGCTGGCAGGGGCTGGTCAACTGGGTCAGCCTGCAATCCGAACTCGAGCTGGTCCGCCGCTCGGCGGAAAAGGTCCAGATCATGAGCCTGCACGCGGCCAAGGGGCTGGAGTTCGAGGCCGTGTTCATGCCCGCCTGCGAGGAGGGCATCCTGCCCTTTGCGGGCATGGACCTCCTGACCGCCAAGATCACGCTCACGCCGGGCCGGGGCCAGCGGTTCCCCGAGGAGCGCCGCCTGATGTACGTGGGCATGACCCGCGCCAAACAGAGCCTCTACCTCAGCCGGGCCGCCAGACGGCAGCTCTACGGCAAGACCCTCAGCCTGCCGCCCTCGCGCTACCTGCGCGAGATCCCGGAGGCCCTCCTGATACGCTCCACCCTGACCGCCCGCAAGGTGACCAGGGAGAAGCAGCTCGGTCTGCTCGACTAGCCGGGCCGGGACCGGGGGGCAGCCCTCGCCTCCCGCTAGAGAATGAATCGATAAAGCCCCCGCTCGTAGACGCGGCAGACGCCCCTGGCAAAGCCCAGGGACACGCCCGCCTGCCGGAGACGGCAATAGACATGGAGTGGGTTGAAGACATGCTGGCAGAACTGACGAAACGGTTTCATGGGCGTACCCCCCGGACTGGCTGTTTCCTCTGGAACCGTGTCGTGCAAGGCCCATGCCCGGAGAGAATAATCCAACAATGACCAATTGCCCCCACCGACCAGCCGACCCTGCCAGGGAAATATCTGCGCACACGCGGCACGAAACCGGCGCAGCCAGGCTCCCCTTCACCCTGGCCGCGCCCTCCTTTGTCATCCCGGCAGGCGTGGCTGAAAACGCCCGGTTCCTGGCCCGGCACTTTGCCGAGATCGGCCTGCTCTTTTTCGAGACCCGCGCCTGCCTCGACTACACCGCAGCGGACCTGCCGCCCGACCTGGCCGGGCTGCCCGTCTCCTGGCATGTCCACCTGCCGCTCGACCTGCCGTGGCATCAGGGGATGGACGCGGCCTGGGAGGCCATGGCCCGGCTCATGGACAAGGGTGCCTTTCTGCGGCCACACGCCTGGGTCCTGCACCCGCCCGGTGCGCCGGGCCAGCTGGCCGGGCTGGCCGCGCGGCTGCGCGACGCGGGCGTGGACCCGGCGGACATCCTGCTCGAAAACGTGGAGGAGTCGGACCTGTGCGCCCTCTGGGACGAGGCGCGCGCGGGCGGCTTTTCCACCTGCCTGGACCTCGGCCATATCCTGGCCTACGGGCAGGACGCGGTCCTGGATCTGCCCGGCCTGTGGCAGACGGTCAAGATGCTCCATGTCTACGCACCCGGCCAGGGCGGACGGCACGCCCCGCTCGACCGGCTCGACGCAGCGGGCCAGTCCCTGCTGCGCACCATGCTCGACCGGTTCCAGGGGAGCACCGTGACCATCGAGGTGTTTGACAAAACGGGCCTCTTCGAGTCCATTGCCCTGATTGGCTCATGGCTGGAACGCTGGGAGGCAAAAAAATGATCACCCTGATTCTCGGCGGCAACAAATCCGGAAAATCCGACTTTGCGCTCGATCTGGTGGCAAAAGGACCGGGTCCGGCCCTGTTCATCGCCACAGGCAAGGCCAAAGACCTCGAATTTCGCGAGCAGATCCGGCTCCACAGGCAAAGTCGCGGTCCCGGCCTGGAGGTCGCGGAGGTGGACAAGGGGTTGCCTCAAAAGCTCGGACAGGTTAAATTGTCCTTTCCGACCGTGGCGGTTGACAGCCTGGACTATTGGCTCTTCGCCTGCCGCGAGGCGGGGTGTGAAGATGACAAGGTGCGGGAATTTCTAGAAGTTCTCAGGGATTGGAGCGATAGTGAACTGGTGCTGGTCTCCTGCGAGGCCGGGCTTGGGCCTCTGCCGGTAGGCAGCGGGGTCCGGGCGTTCATCCGGAGCCTGGGCGCGCTCAACCAGAGCGTTGCCAGGGCGGCGGACAGGGTTGTCCTGATCGCCGCCGGGCTGCCGTTAACCCTGAAACAGGGATAGGTTGTGGCACTCTTCAGACAGCTGGACGAACAGGTGGAGCAGCTGCTGCGCCTCTTCAACAAGGATGAGAGCTGGCTCATCATCATCAACGCCGACCCGGACGCTCTGGGCTCGGCGCAGGCGCTACGCCGTATCATGGCCCGCAAGGTGAAAGCCGTGGGCATCGGCCAGATCAACGAGATCAAACGGCCCGACAACCTTTCCATGATCCGCTACCTGCGCATCCCCACCAGAAAACTCATCCCCAACCTCGCTGCCCAATACGACAAATTCGCCCTGGTGGACTCGCAACCCCATCACAGCCCGGAGTTCGCCTCCTACACCTTCTCCATCGTCATCGACCACCATCCCGTGGTCAAGGAGAACCCGGTCGAGGCCGCCTTTGTGGACATCCGGCCCAAATACGGCGCGGTCTGCACCATGATGACCGAGTATCTCTACAACATGAAGATCAGGCCGGGCAAACTGCTGGCCACGGCCCTGCTCTACGGCATCCGCTGCGACACGCGCACCTTTGAGCGCGAGTTCATCGACGCGGACATGTCCGCCTTCAAGTACCTGAACAAATTCTCGGACTCCAAGCTGCTCAACCGCATCAGCCGCAGCGAGTTCCACCTGGACTGGATGCGCTATTTCTCCCGCGCCTTCTACAACCTGCGCCGCATCGGCCACGGCCTCTACGCCCACTGCGGCACCGTGGACAACCCGGACATCCTGGTCATCGTCACCGACTTCTTCACCCGAGTGCACAACGTCCCCTGGGTGGTGGTCTCCGGCGTGGCCGACGACAAGCTGGTCTGCATCCTGCGCGGCGACGGCCTGCGCCGCGACATGGGCAAGATGGCCCAGAACCTGATGAACGGGCTGGGCAGCGCGGGCGGCCACAAGCAGGCCGCACGGGCCGAGGTGGACCTGGCAGCCCTGGACGGTGAAGACCCGGAAATCTTCATGCTCAAGCGGCTGGGCCAGGGCAGAAAATCGACCATCCACCGGCTGTGACGGCCAAGGGCCCAGCCTTGCTGACCGCCATCCGCCACTCCATCCACAGCGGCTGAAACAGCCCGACAACCAGCCGAGAGTTCGCCATGTCCCTCAAAGACCGCCTGCGCTTCGACAAGGAACCCGTCTATCTCATCGACGGCACCGCCCTCTTCTACCGCGCCTTCTACGCCAGGACCGACCTCGCGCGCGCCGACGGGTTCCCCACCAACGCCATCAACACCACCCTGCGCGTGCTCCTGAACATGCTGCGCGACGAGAACCCCCGGTACGTGGCCTTCATGATGGACGGCAAAGGCCCCACCTTCCGCCACCAGCTCTATGACCGCTACAAGGCGCAGCGCCCGGCCATGCCCGAGCCGCTGGCCATGCAGATCGAGCCGGTACGCCGGGGCGTGGAGCTGCTCGGGGTCAGGCTCCTGGTCTCTGACGGCGTGGAGGCGGACGACTGCATCTGCGCCCTGGCCAAGCGCTACAAGCAGGAGCGGCCCGTGGTGGTCGTGGCCTCGGACAAGGACCTCAAGCAATGCCTGGACCACAACGTGGTCATCCTCAATCAGGCAGGCAAGACCGAGAAGATCATCACCCTGGAGAGCTTTCGCGAGGAAGAGGGCATGGAGCCGTCCCAGTGGCCGGATTTCCAGGCCATCATCGGCGACTCGGCGGACAACATCCCCGGCATCCCCAAGGTCGGCCCGGTCACGGCCCGCAAGATCATGGAGACCTGCCCCACCCTGGAAGCCCTGCGCGACAACTGCGCCGCCCTGCCCGCCAAACTGCGCGAAAAGGTCGAGCCAGAGCTTGAAAACGTCTTTCTCTATCGCGAACTGACGCGCATGAAGACCGACTGCTGCGACCAGCCCCTCGATCACTTCGCCCTGCAACCCATGGACCTCGACGGCCTGCGCGCCTTCCTGGACGAATACGAGCTGCGCGGCCTCAAGCAGGCGTTGCCCAAAACCTCTGCCCCTTCGGGCAAGCCCGGTGCGTCAGGCAGCGCATCGTCCAAAACGTCGGGCGGGGCATCGCCCCAGGCAGGGGGCCAGTTCTCCCTGTTCGGCGCGCCCATGCCCGCCCCGGCCCAGGACGACGAACCGCCTATGACCGAGGCGACTAGCACGGACGCCCTGCCCTCGCTGGCCGGGGAGGACGTGGGCCTCGTCTTTGAGGACAACGCCTTTTTCATCGGCATGGAAGGCCGGGAATACCGCTACACAGGCCCGGCGGACGCGCTGGCCCGCGCTCTGGAGCACGCCTCTGTCATCGCCACGCCCAGCGTGCAGGATTTGCTGCGGGCAGACGCGGCCTGGGGATATCTGCTCTCGTCCCAGTGGTTCGACCTCAGCCTGGCCGCCTACCTGCTCGACCCCGAGGCGCGCAACTACACCTGGCCGCGCCTGCGCCAATCCCTGTTCCAGGATGGCCGCTCCGAGTTCGCCGAGCTGGCAGCCACCCTGCACCCCAAGGCCAGGGGACTGGCCGCCCTGGCCTACATGCGCGGCATCCGGGGGCAGGTGGAGTCGGCCCACCTCTCGACCCTCATGCGCGATCTGGAAATCCCGCTCATCCCGGTGCTGGTCTCCATGGAGCAGGCAGGCATCGGCGTTGACCTCGACGCCTTTGCCGGGTTCCTCGACGATGTCAGCACACAGCTCGACGAGCTGACCCGCTCCATCATCCGCCACGCAGGCGAGCCGTTCAACATCCGCTCCAGCCAGCAGCTGGCCGCCATCCTCTTTGACAAGCTCGACATCAAGGAGGGCAACAAGACCGCCACCGGGCAACGCTCCACCGCCAACCAGGTGCTGGAGGCGATCCGCAGCCGCCACCCCATCGTGGAGGACATCCTCGAATACCGCATGCTGGAGAAGCTGCGCTCCACCTACCTTGAGCCGCTGCCCAAGCTGGTGGGGGAGGACTCGCGCCTGCACACCCATTTCAACCAATTGGCCACGGCCACCGGGCGGCTCTCCAGCTCCCAGCCCAATCTGCAGAACATCCCCATCCGGGGCAAGCACGGCCCGCGCATGCGCGCCTGCTTCATCGCCGGGCCAGGGGCCATGCTGGCCGCCGCCGACTACTCGCAGATCGAACTTCGGGTGCTGGCTCATTTCTCCGGCGATCCGGCCCTTATCGACGCCTTCCGCAACGACGAGGACATCCACACCCGCACCGCGGCCCTGCTGACCGACAAGCAGCCGCAGGACGTGCTGGCCGACGAGCGGCGCAACGCCAAGACCATCAACTTCGGCCTCATCTACGGCATGGGCCCGCAGAAACTCGCCCGCGAGCTGGACATCACGGTCAACCAGGCCAAGGAATTCATCGAGCGGTACTTCGACAAGCTGGCCACCCTCAAGGCTTACTACGACACCATTGTCAAGGACGCGGAATCGCACGGTTTTGTCACCACCCTGGCCGGTCGGCGCAGGCTCCTGCCCGAGCTGCACTCGCGCAACACCCAGCTGGTGTCCCAGGCCCGGCGGCAGGCCGTGAACACGGTCATCCAGGGCTCGGCTGCGGACATCATCAAGATGGCCATGGTCGCGGCCCACAAGGACAAGGACCTGGCCGCCCTTGGCGCGCACGTCATCCTCCAGGTGCATGACGAACTCATCATCGAGGCCCCGGAGGCCAGCATCCGCCCGGCAGGCGAACGGCTCAAGACCATCATGCAATCCGTGGCCGACCTCGCCGTCCCCCTCAAGGTGGACCTCGGCCTTGGCCGCACCTGGGCCGAGGCGCATTGATCGGGTTGAACGCTTTTCGCAATGACAAAGGCCGCCCCCTTTCCGGGAGCGGCCTTTTCATTTCATGCGGTGCAGCAACCCGCTACATGAACACCGTCCAGAGCATCCTGCTCCCCACGAGGATGAGCAAAACGGCGAAGATACGCTTGAGCTTGTCCACGGGCAGGCTGTGGGCCAGCTTGGCACCCAGGGGGGCGGTGAGCACGCTCATGGCGATGATGCCGAGGAAGGCCGGGATGTAGACATAGCCGATGTGCGGGCCGGGAATGCCGTCCACGTTCCAGCCGCCGATGACGTAGCCCGTGGTGCCTGCCAGGGCGATGGGCAAGCCCACGGCTGCGGCGGTGGCGATGCATACGTGCATGGTCTGGTTGCACCAGGAGAGAAAAGGCACGGTCAGCGTACCGCCGCCGATGCCAACCAAAGCCGAGAAGATGCCGATGCCCGTACCCGCAGCAGAGGTGCCGACCACGCCGGGCAGCTCACGATGCGGTTTGGGCTTGATGTTGAGCAGCATCTGGATGGCCACATAGTAGAGGAAGAAGCCGAAGAACGCCTTGAGAAACCCGGTGGGCAGGGCCGAGGCGAGCATGGCCCCGAGGTAGGTGCCGATCACGATGCCCGGAGCCAGCCGCCAGAACGCGGGGTAGTTGATGGCCCCGCGCCTGTGGTGGGCGTACATGCTGGAGAGGGAGGTGAAGATGATGGTCGCCATGGAGGTGCCCAGCGCGATGTGCTGGATGTGCATCTCGGGGAAGTTCTGCAACTCGAATGCGATGTTGAGCATGGGTACGATGACCAGCCCGCCGCCGATGCCGAGCAGCCCGGCCAGGATTCCGGCCACGGCACCAAGCACGATATAGAGGATGTATGTCGTCAGCATTTATTCTCCGGCCCGTGCCGATGCCGGGCAAAAGGTCTGCTAGAGGTTGCCGCGCGCTAGCCGTTCCAGATGACGCGGGGGGTGACCGAGGCAATGTCTGCCGAGCCGGTCAGGACCATGGCCTGGATCAGCTGCCCCTTGAGAGCGGCCAGATACTTGACCACGCCCTCGCGCAATCCGCCCACCGCGGCCACGGACACCGGGCGGCCGATCATGACCGCGTCCGCGCCCAGGGCGAGCATCTTGAGCACGTCCGCGCCGTCGCGCACGCCGCCGTCCACAAGTATCGCCAGCCTGCCCCTGACCGCCGCCGCCACCTCGGGCAGCACCTCCACCGTGCCGGGGGTGTGGTCGAGCACACGCCCGCCGTGGTTGGAGACCACGATGGCGTCCGCGCCCACCCGCGCGGCCAGGAGCGCCTCGTCCGGGGTCATGATCCCCTTGAGGATGAACTTGCCGCCCCAGCCGTGGACTTCCTCGATGATCTTTTCCAGTTCAGCCGGAGTCTTGGGCGACACGGGCCGGCCCATCTGACGCAGGGTGACCAGCCCGGCGGCGTCCACGTCCATGCCGAAAATCGAGCAGCCCGTGGTCCGCGCCTTGTCCAGCTTCTCGGCCAGTTCCGGGCCTTCCCAGGGCTTGATGAACGGGATGCCATGGCCGTCGCTGGCGCTGATGGCCGCGTAGCCGGACTCGTGGATGACCGGGGGCACGCCGTCGCCGGTACAGCCGATGACGCCGCTGTCGCGGCAGCCGCCGACCACGGCCTCGATGTACTCCTCCTCGCTCACCCCGCCGCCCATGTTGAAGGACACGCCGCCGATGGGCGCGGCCAGCACGGGCATGGCCAGATCAAGGCCGAGCAGGGATACGGACGTGTCCGGCGCGCTGACATCATGCACCAGACGCATGTTCAGCCTGACCCCGGCCAGGGCCGTGACATTGTTCTTGAATGAAGCTGCGGTGCCGAGCCCGCCCATGCCGGGCACCTCGCCCGCGCACGCCTTGCCGTCGCAGACCTTGCACACGCGGCAATATCCCTTCATCAGTTCTCTCGCCCTTTCGCGCGTTTCCTTCATGATACCTCCGATGGTGTTTGATGCCCGGAGTAGCGGCTCCCGGCAAAGACAATGGCTTCGATTTCCTCAAGATGATCGCGCATGGCTTTTTCGGCCTGCATGACGTGACCGCCCCGGACCGCCTCGACAATGGCCCGGTGCGCGGCCAGCGACGCCTCCTGCCGCTCGCGCGACTGGAGTCCCTCCACCCGGCTCTGATTGAAATCCTCGTGCAAGACCTTGACCATCTCGCACAGGATCACGTTGCCCGCTGCCTCGGCCAAAAGCCCGTGCAGCAGCAAGTCATGATCCGCAGTCGGCTCCCCGGCGCGCACGGCCCGCTCCTGGTCGGCAAAAGCCGCCTCAATGCGGGCGATGTCGCGCGGGGCCGCGTGGCGCGCAGCCAGGGCCGCAATCTCCGGCTCGATGAGCCTGCGCACCTCAAAAATATCGCGCAGGGCCGGACGCCCGCGCATGATGATCCCGGCCAGGGTGGAGACAAACCGCTCGCCGTCCACCTCCCGGACGTAGGTGCCCGCGCCCTGGCGGCTCTCGACCATATCCTTTTCGGCCAGGGCCTTGATCGCCTCGCGCACGGTGTTGCGCGAGACCTCGAACATCCCGGCCAGGGTCCGCTCAGGCGGCAGCCTGTCACCGGGCCGCAGTTCGCCCCGGTCGATCATGCCCTGGATCTGGAGCACTATGTCTCCGTAGATGCCCTTTCTGCTCACCGGCCTGACTTCCATGCTCCTCCCCTCATCTTGCCGGGACCCCGTGTCCCGATCTCCTCCGGCGCCACTCTCGGACACCACTCACCGCCGCCCCGCAAGAGCAGCCGAAAACCCCAGGCCAGCCACTCTCCACAGCTCTTGAATTGGTTGGACCAGTGATCCTGTTAGACCAATTGTCAACCCTCGTCAACCCCGCCCAGCCAAGCATACGCCACCTCCGCCGATTCGGAAAGGCCGGGTGCGCACAGAGCGGAACCGCCCCTTGACATTGCCGCCACACTCTTTGATTCTCATGATGAGCCACCTTTGGCGCGCGAACCGAACCATCCCGGCATGAGGTCGGCCATGTCACCAGATATCCTTGTCGTTTCCCTGATCCTTGCCGCCGCCATCATCCTGCTGGTCACCAAGAGGCTGCCGATCGATGTCACGGCGCTTGGCATCATGGTGGCCCTCATGGCCGCAGGGCTGCTCGCCCCTGCCGAGGCCGTGGCCGGGTTCGCCAACCCCGCGCCCCTGGCCGTGGGCGCGCTGTTCGTGGTCAGCCGCGGGCTGGTGCGCACCGGTGCGCTCGCCTTTGTCACCCCGCTGACCATCAAATACACGGACGGCAGCGCGTCGCGCCTGCTCCTGCTGACCCTGGCCAAAGACCAGAAATGACAAGGCCCGAATCCGTTGCGGACGGATTCGGGCTCTTTTGACGAGGGGCAGGGGTCTTCAGAAATGGGCGATCAGACGATCTGCCGCAAGGTGTGCAGCGTGATCTCCGGGGCCGTGCCAAGGCGCATGGGCGGCCCCCAGTAGCCGGTGCCGGTATTGACATAGAGCAGGGTGTTCTCGTGCCAGTGCAGGCCGCGCACATAGGGTTGGAAGAGATGGATGGCCAGGGTCCACGGGAAGAACTGCCCGCCGTGGGTGTGGCCAGAAAGCTGGATGTCGAACCCGGCCCGGCTGGCCTCGTAGATCGACATGGGCTGGTGGGCCAGGAGGATGGACACGTCGTGGTCGGGGGCGGCGGCCATGGCCGCTGCCGGGGACGATGCGTGGGCCGGATGGATGATCGGGGCGCGGTAGTCGGCCACTCCGGCCAGGAGGATGCGGCCCTGACCGGTATCGATCAGGGTGTGCTCGTCCACCAGAGGGCGCATGCCCAGCCGGGCCGACTCCTCAAGCCACGCCTCGACCCCGGAATAGTACTCGTGGTTGCCGGTGCACAGCCAGACCCCGTGCCGGGCCTTGAGCTCGGCCAGGGGGGCCACCTCCCGGCGCAAGGCGGACACGGAGCCGTCCACCATGTCACCGGTGTGGACAACCATGTCCGCGCCCAGGGCGTTGACCTCGTCCACCACCATGCGCATCCAGCCGCCCCGCAGGGTGGGGCCGATGTGGGTGTCTGATATCTGGGCAATGGTGAAGCCGTCGAGCCCGGGCGGCAGGCCGGGCACGGACAGATCGTTTTGGACCACCACGGGATTTCGCCGCGCCTCGAAGATGGAATAGCCGGTCAGGGGCATGGACACGGCCAGGATGGCCGCGTTGGAGGCGTTGAGTACGAAGCGCCGCCGCCCCATGTCCGGGGCGCACG from Pseudodesulfovibrio aespoeensis Aspo-2 includes the following:
- the cbiR gene encoding cobamide remodeling phosphodiesterase CbiR, with protein sequence MTNCPHRPADPAREISAHTRHETGAARLPFTLAAPSFVIPAGVAENARFLARHFAEIGLLFFETRACLDYTAADLPPDLAGLPVSWHVHLPLDLPWHQGMDAAWEAMARLMDKGAFLRPHAWVLHPPGAPGQLAGLAARLRDAGVDPADILLENVEESDLCALWDEARAGGFSTCLDLGHILAYGQDAVLDLPGLWQTVKMLHVYAPGQGGRHAPLDRLDAAGQSLLRTMLDRFQGSTVTIEVFDKTGLFESIALIGSWLERWEAKK
- a CDS encoding bifunctional adenosylcobinamide kinase/adenosylcobinamide-phosphate guanylyltransferase, which translates into the protein MITLILGGNKSGKSDFALDLVAKGPGPALFIATGKAKDLEFREQIRLHRQSRGPGLEVAEVDKGLPQKLGQVKLSFPTVAVDSLDYWLFACREAGCEDDKVREFLEVLRDWSDSELVLVSCEAGLGPLPVGSGVRAFIRSLGALNQSVARAADRVVLIAAGLPLTLKQG
- a CDS encoding DHH family phosphoesterase, translated to MALFRQLDEQVEQLLRLFNKDESWLIIINADPDALGSAQALRRIMARKVKAVGIGQINEIKRPDNLSMIRYLRIPTRKLIPNLAAQYDKFALVDSQPHHSPEFASYTFSIVIDHHPVVKENPVEAAFVDIRPKYGAVCTMMTEYLYNMKIRPGKLLATALLYGIRCDTRTFEREFIDADMSAFKYLNKFSDSKLLNRISRSEFHLDWMRYFSRAFYNLRRIGHGLYAHCGTVDNPDILVIVTDFFTRVHNVPWVVVSGVADDKLVCILRGDGLRRDMGKMAQNLMNGLGSAGGHKQAARAEVDLAALDGEDPEIFMLKRLGQGRKSTIHRL
- the polA gene encoding DNA polymerase I — protein: MSLKDRLRFDKEPVYLIDGTALFYRAFYARTDLARADGFPTNAINTTLRVLLNMLRDENPRYVAFMMDGKGPTFRHQLYDRYKAQRPAMPEPLAMQIEPVRRGVELLGVRLLVSDGVEADDCICALAKRYKQERPVVVVASDKDLKQCLDHNVVILNQAGKTEKIITLESFREEEGMEPSQWPDFQAIIGDSADNIPGIPKVGPVTARKIMETCPTLEALRDNCAALPAKLREKVEPELENVFLYRELTRMKTDCCDQPLDHFALQPMDLDGLRAFLDEYELRGLKQALPKTSAPSGKPGASGSASSKTSGGASPQAGGQFSLFGAPMPAPAQDDEPPMTEATSTDALPSLAGEDVGLVFEDNAFFIGMEGREYRYTGPADALARALEHASVIATPSVQDLLRADAAWGYLLSSQWFDLSLAAYLLDPEARNYTWPRLRQSLFQDGRSEFAELAATLHPKARGLAALAYMRGIRGQVESAHLSTLMRDLEIPLIPVLVSMEQAGIGVDLDAFAGFLDDVSTQLDELTRSIIRHAGEPFNIRSSQQLAAILFDKLDIKEGNKTATGQRSTANQVLEAIRSRHPIVEDILEYRMLEKLRSTYLEPLPKLVGEDSRLHTHFNQLATATGRLSSSQPNLQNIPIRGKHGPRMRACFIAGPGAMLAAADYSQIELRVLAHFSGDPALIDAFRNDEDIHTRTAALLTDKQPQDVLADERRNAKTINFGLIYGMGPQKLARELDITVNQAKEFIERYFDKLATLKAYYDTIVKDAESHGFVTTLAGRRRLLPELHSRNTQLVSQARRQAVNTVIQGSAADIIKMAMVAAHKDKDLAALGAHVILQVHDELIIEAPEASIRPAGERLKTIMQSVADLAVPLKVDLGLGRTWAEAH
- a CDS encoding sulfite exporter TauE/SafE family protein, with amino-acid sequence MLTTYILYIVLGAVAGILAGLLGIGGGLVIVPMLNIAFELQNFPEMHIQHIALGTSMATIIFTSLSSMYAHHRRGAINYPAFWRLAPGIVIGTYLGAMLASALPTGFLKAFFGFFLYYVAIQMLLNIKPKPHRELPGVVGTSAAGTGIGIFSALVGIGGGTLTVPFLSWCNQTMHVCIATAAAVGLPIALAGTTGYVIGGWNVDGIPGPHIGYVYIPAFLGIIAMSVLTAPLGAKLAHSLPVDKLKRIFAVLLILVGSRMLWTVFM
- a CDS encoding alpha-hydroxy-acid oxidizing protein → MKETRERARELMKGYCRVCKVCDGKACAGEVPGMGGLGTAASFKNNVTALAGVRLNMRLVHDVSAPDTSVSLLGLDLAMPVLAAPIGGVSFNMGGGVSEEEYIEAVVGGCRDSGVIGCTGDGVPPVIHESGYAAISASDGHGIPFIKPWEGPELAEKLDKARTTGCSIFGMDVDAAGLVTLRQMGRPVSPKTPAELEKIIEEVHGWGGKFILKGIMTPDEALLAARVGADAIVVSNHGGRVLDHTPGTVEVLPEVAAAVRGRLAILVDGGVRDGADVLKMLALGADAVMIGRPVSVAAVGGLREGVVKYLAALKGQLIQAMVLTGSADIASVTPRVIWNG
- a CDS encoding FadR/GntR family transcriptional regulator; this encodes MEVRPVSRKGIYGDIVLQIQGMIDRGELRPGDRLPPERTLAGMFEVSRNTVREAIKALAEKDMVESRQGAGTYVREVDGERFVSTLAGIIMRGRPALRDIFEVRRLIEPEIAALAARHAAPRDIARIEAAFADQERAVRAGEPTADHDLLLHGLLAEAAGNVILCEMVKVLHEDFNQSRVEGLQSRERQEASLAAHRAIVEAVRGGHVMQAEKAMRDHLEEIEAIVFAGSRYSGHQTPSEVS
- a CDS encoding SLC13 family permease codes for the protein MSPDILVVSLILAAAIILLVTKRLPIDVTALGIMVALMAAGLLAPAEAVAGFANPAPLAVGALFVVSRGLVRTGALAFVTPLTIKYTDGSASRLLLLTLAKDQK
- a CDS encoding metallophosphoesterase, which codes for MAMWSYIVLAVATLLTLYLGWRMIMPLPVSRGRRFAAWLAVAALLYGQRLARSLRTDGAESMLFEGLNWVVFVFLGLVSMVVMFMLLRDLPILASRLATGVKCALSERARRVARRSAVRASCAPDMGRRRFVLNASNAAILAVSMPLTGYSIFEARRNPVVVQNDLSVPGLPPGLDGFTIAQISDTHIGPTLRGGWMRMVVDEVNALGADMVVHTGDMVDGSVSALRREVAPLAELKARHGVWLCTGNHEYYSGVEAWLEESARLGMRPLVDEHTLIDTGQGRILLAGVADYRAPIIHPAHASSPAAAMAAAPDHDVSILLAHQPMSIYEASRAGFDIQLSGHTHGGQFFPWTLAIHLFQPYVRGLHWHENTLLYVNTGTGYWGPPMRLGTAPEITLHTLRQIV